Below is a genomic region from Henckelia pumila isolate YLH828 chromosome 3, ASM3356847v2, whole genome shotgun sequence.
ctcattcaataaattcaagtaattcaattaacatgcaagtatgtgatttcttcggaacactcgaatcacgtcggattcgagtcactcattacattccagtctaagtcgtcttatacctttttcaaacgtcgatgctccaacctggaaacaacaataatatactcatccaagattcaatcaaacttcctagtcgataataagagaatcgatactataccggctacaatctctaaaacgatacaactcatgcaacctcgcaactcaacggccttcaaacgaatctgcaaaagaagtaataaaggctcgagatcaatatcgacaatcCAATTTGACTGAAAATGGCTCAATACAAAtcaaaccaaactatagccctcaactcaaaccgacggcatagaCTATATtttgatcaaaccggaaacacaaaCAACAgtatatcaatccaataaactcaaatcaaccaacattcaaccataacaatctgattccaacaaatcacaaaactcaaactttcgaataatcttccaaaaatcataacaaatccgaacgacgctctattttgaaaccgacagagaataaacgatcaaaattctgccaagaacaacatactcgaaacataatcaattctaacaacatccaaaaaatagaatgtatattATCGGaaaaatacttacgatagaacgaagctctcgcaaccgtgatcgctaatccgccttcagaaataatttctaacggactgatcgagctcggactgaaatcccaaagcttggaagctcacGTTGGTTCCTCAATGGAGGaggagacggcttggaggagATGAGGAGGGAATGGACCAAATCAAACAAGTgaagatattatataaaatccattatttgcgttttagtccctgaaaattccaaaatttgcaaaatggacCCTGATCCAAATCAAGTTGGCTCTTGAACtatgtaatctccgattatctcaaataaagtcaattaagataaatttggtgCGTTACATTGCCACTGCACCATCACTAATGGTATACGCTTGTTGCGAAGCACCATTTCCTTCCTGTCAAGGATCCTGAGAGGTCTCTCTACATATGAAAAATCCTGCTCCAATTTCACCTCAGTCGGATGTAGAATGTGCAACTCGTTAGCCACGTACTGTCTCAGCAaagacacgtggaacacatcatgaatgCCAAAAATATAAAGCAGCAAGGCTAGAGGATATGCCACGTCTCGaaccttctcaagaatctcaaacGGACCTATGTATCTCGGCAACAACTTGTCCTTGAAGctgaatctcatcaccttaCGAAAAGGTGAAACACGCAAAAACACATGCTCTTCTACCTCAAAATGCAAAGGTCTGAAATGTATATTAGCATAGATCGCCTGTCGATCCTGAGCAGCCTTAATCCTCCGTCAGATCAACTCTAATGCATCAGTCATCTGTTGAATCAACTGCGGACCTTCAACCTGAAGTTCTacaacctcatcccaaaacaaaggtgtacgacagcGGCGTCCATATAAAGCCTAAAACGGTGCCATGCCAATAATGAGATGGTAGTTGTTATTATAAGCAAACTCCACCAACGCCAAATGGTCATTCCATGCTGGTTCAAAATCCATCATTgcagctcgaagcatatcctcaagggtACGAATAGTTCTCTTAGACTTTCTGTCACTCTCCgggtgataagttgtactcagactCAAAGTGGTACCAAGTGCACGctggaagctaccccaaaatctAGAGGTGACCTCGGATCTCTGTGGCTCACAATGCTCAGAGGAATCCCATGTAGACGAACAACTTCCTTCACATACAGATGTGCCATCCGATTGAAAGTAAagacatgctcccacttccactcagaaATCTCTAAGCTATGGAGCAATCCACCAGGTCGTCAAAATTATGCCTTGACTTTCTGACACACAAGACATCGAGACACGAATTGATACATGCTGCGCTTCATttctttccaccaaaatctcgtacgtagatccttgtacattttcatgcttcctaGATGAACAGAGAATCTACTGCGATGAGCTTGCAACAAGATCTCCTCTATCAGTGTGGCGTCATCAGGAACTACCACATGGCCAGAAAGACATAACATATCATCTGCCTGGAAATGTAAACCCGAAGTATTCTCATCTTGAGCTAATCGggctaacttctgagtcttcggATCGGCAACCTGTGCCTCTCTAATCTGAGTATACAAGGTTGACTTGGAAAGCACCAAAGAAACACGAACTCCCTGATGTTCCTTCTTGTGTCGAAAAGTGAATCCCAAGGAACAACATTCCTCGACCACTCGCGAAACTgagctggtacgaagggaactcacataaaccttgcgactaagcgcatcaaaAACTGGATTCGAAgagcctggatggtacttgatttcacaataaTAGTCTCTCAACAAATCCATCCATcgtcgctgcctcatgttcaactcagcctgagtgaacagataattcaagctcttatgatcggtgaagatatCGAACCTCTCGCCATACAagtagtgacgccatatcttaagag
It encodes:
- the LOC140889043 gene encoding uncharacterized protein, translated to MDLLRDYYCEIKYHPGSSNPVFDALSRKVYVSSLRTSSVSRVVEECCSLGFTFRHKKEHQGVRVSLVLSKSTLYTQIREAQVADPKTQKLARLAQDENTSGLHFQADDMLCLSGHVVVPDDATLIEEILLQAHRRSCSSTWDSSEHCEPQRSEVTSRFWGSFQRALGTTLSLSTTYHPESDRKSKRTIRTLEDMLRAAMMDFEPAWNDHLALVEFAYNNNYHLIIGMAPFKDKLLPRYIGPFEILEKVRDVAYPLALLLYIFGIHDVFHVSLLRQYVANELHILHPTEVKLEQDFSYVERPLRILDRKEMVLRNKRIPLVMVQWQCNAPNLS